A stretch of Bacilli bacterium DNA encodes these proteins:
- a CDS encoding SDR family NAD(P)-dependent oxidoreductase translates to VVHGIKSVLPYMLQSGKGHIVNVASMAGKIGSAKGSAYSATKHAVLGLTHCLRQELIGTGVRISAVNPGPVDTPFFDIADPGGQYKKNVGFFMLRPERVADEIVKVLRKGKAESDIPFAAALGVKLYQLFPRLLDKMYAKILNKK, encoded by the coding sequence GTTGTGCACGGGATCAAGAGCGTTCTCCCCTACATGCTGCAATCCGGAAAAGGGCACATCGTGAATGTCGCGTCTATGGCCGGCAAGATCGGCTCGGCGAAAGGCTCGGCGTATTCGGCTACGAAGCATGCGGTTCTCGGGTTGACCCATTGCCTGCGGCAGGAGCTAATCGGCACCGGCGTGCGCATATCCGCGGTAAACCCCGGTCCCGTGGATACTCCTTTTTTCGATATCGCCGATCCAGGCGGACAATACAAAAAAAATGTCGGATTTTTTATGCTGCGGCCCGAACGGGTCGCGGACGAAATCGTCAAGGTGCTGCGCAAAGGCAAAGCGGAAAGCGATATTCCGTTTGCGGCGGCCCTGGGAGTTAAATTGTACCAGTTGTTCCCGCGGCTTTTGGATAAAATGTACGCAAAAATTTTAAACAAAAAGTAA